Proteins from a single region of Candidatus Latescibacter sp.:
- the tadA gene encoding tRNA adenosine(34) deaminase TadA — protein sequence MEDRKSDGYWMKLALAEAGKALELGETPVGAVIVKDNRLVGRGGNRVETLRDPTAHAEIIAIGAAAEATGYERLLDSTMYVTLEPCPMCAGAIVLSRIPRLVYGAADPKMGACGSRYDICRDPTLNHVVEVSSGVLEEECSGILRDFFRTLRSERRGARAVEWGGLENR from the coding sequence ATGGAAGACAGAAAAAGCGACGGATATTGGATGAAGCTCGCGCTTGCCGAGGCGGGAAAAGCGCTTGAGCTCGGCGAAACCCCGGTGGGAGCGGTGATTGTAAAAGACAACCGGCTGGTCGGGAGGGGCGGAAACCGGGTGGAAACCCTCCGCGACCCGACCGCTCATGCCGAAATCATCGCCATCGGCGCTGCCGCGGAAGCAACCGGATATGAACGGCTTCTCGATTCCACGATGTATGTGACACTGGAGCCGTGTCCCATGTGCGCCGGGGCGATTGTACTGTCCCGTATCCCGCGGCTGGTGTACGGAGCGGCCGATCCGAAGATGGGCGCCTGCGGGAGCCGGTACGATATCTGCCGTGACCCCACGCTCAACCACGTGGTCGAGGTTTCGTCCGGGGTTCTGGAGGAGGAGTGTTCCGGCATTCTCCGGGATTTCTTCCGTACGCTGCGCAGTGAACGGAGAGGTGCCAGAGCGGTTGAATGGGGCGGTCTCGAAAACCGTTGA
- a CDS encoding transcriptional repressor, producing MVWEREEKIFEDYLAAKKLKHSEQRREILYIFLNTDKHLTANELYRIVQKKYPTIGNATIYRTLKLLCECGLCRELKLEDDTARYEHLYGHQHHDHLICTKCGRLVEVVDPEIERLQERMAKLHGFYPERHRMELYGVCKRCKK from the coding sequence ATGGTCTGGGAAAGAGAAGAAAAAATATTTGAAGATTATCTTGCTGCCAAGAAGCTTAAACACAGCGAACAGAGGAGAGAAATACTGTATATCTTCTTAAACACAGATAAACACCTAACTGCTAATGAACTTTATAGAATTGTTCAAAAGAAATACCCAACCATAGGAAATGCTACTATCTATCGGACACTTAAGTTGCTTTGTGAATGTGGCCTTTGCCGCGAACTAAAATTAGAGGATGACACGGCTAGATACGAACATCTCTATGGCCACCAACACCACGACCATCTCATCTGTACTAAGTGCGGTAGATTAGTAGAAGTAGTGGATCCGGAGATTGAACGTTTGCAGGAAAGAATGGCTAAACTTCATGGATTCTATCCCGAAAGGCACCGTATGGAACTATACGGCGTATGCAAAAGATGTAAAAAATAG
- a CDS encoding heavy metal-binding domain-containing protein, protein MDSIPKGTVWNYTAYAKDVKNRVLFFCLYNDNEYQYHNYKSPMFPKSVPVKEVNVFKEQGSTVNEKKEISKMQLKKLVMLIGFLVWGMGSLIPPNVLFAQEGYFTTYGHEVEKGEIEFMLMIDHTSPSKVDREEGQRNFLSQMPKIGYNPTDQLELELMVESFQEFGTGISKFTGFRFETRYRLFKKEVFLNPTIYFEFEDLDPETRFKMETSGWMIPPYEEKAEEPKREKILESRFILSQNIGNWNIAFNWINETDTRTGATPFGYSMGAMYKLTPYEASIYSCPMHPDVVSDKPGECSKCGMKLTGKGDKKNIVASTLTFEFLGGLGDNKKMGIIPWRQEHYFQPGIMFHLQSGLMFSTGFAIGLTDASDDITRIMLMKMF, encoded by the coding sequence ATGGATTCTATCCCGAAAGGCACCGTATGGAACTATACGGCGTATGCAAAAGATGTAAAAAATAGGGTTTTATTTTTTTGTCTTTATAATGATAACGAATATCAATATCATAATTACAAATCACCGATGTTTCCCAAATCGGTCCCTGTAAAGGAGGTGAATGTTTTTAAGGAACAGGGAAGCACAGTAAATGAAAAAAAGGAGATAAGTAAAATGCAGTTAAAAAAGTTGGTTATGCTAATAGGGTTTTTAGTATGGGGTATGGGTTCATTGATACCACCCAATGTATTATTTGCGCAGGAAGGTTACTTTACCACCTACGGACACGAGGTTGAAAAAGGCGAAATAGAGTTTATGCTTATGATTGACCACACCTCGCCATCAAAGGTAGATAGAGAAGAAGGGCAGCGCAACTTCTTATCGCAGATGCCAAAAATCGGTTATAACCCAACCGACCAGTTGGAACTTGAATTAATGGTGGAATCATTTCAGGAATTCGGAACAGGAATTTCCAAATTCACCGGCTTCCGTTTTGAAACGAGGTATCGTTTGTTTAAAAAAGAAGTTTTCCTGAATCCGACTATTTATTTTGAATTTGAAGATCTGGACCCAGAAACAAGATTTAAAATGGAAACCAGCGGCTGGATGATACCACCTTACGAAGAAAAAGCAGAAGAACCCAAACGCGAAAAAATTCTTGAATCGCGCTTTATTCTTTCGCAGAACATCGGAAACTGGAACATTGCATTTAACTGGATTAATGAAACCGATACCCGAACAGGAGCAACTCCTTTCGGTTATTCAATGGGAGCAATGTATAAACTTACCCCTTACGAAGCAAGTATCTATTCCTGTCCGATGCATCCTGATGTGGTATCCGATAAACCTGGCGAATGCAGCAAATGTGGAATGAAACTTACAGGAAAAGGCGATAAAAAAAATATTGTAGCCAGCACTTTAACATTTGAATTTCTGGGAGGATTAGGGGATAACAAAAAAATGGGAATAATTCCATGGCGGCAGGAACATTATTTTCAGCCAGGCATTATGTTCCACCTTCAGAGTGGTCTTATGTTTAGTACTGGATTTGCCATTGGACTTACCGATGCCAGTGACGATATAACTCGTATTATGCTGATGAAAATGTTCTGA
- a CDS encoding uroporphyrinogen decarboxylase family protein, which translates to MTSRERFQRCMHFQTIDHVPDMEFSFWDETIRLWEKEGIPGGLDTHQKRELYFGLERRFKLPVEVNLFPAETIREAGIKDGYRYYYDEDMVLCRTPADGITTMPEHIEYSLKSRKDWETLFKPRLDPDTPGRIPSDLSARVEKSIEQDFIPYIYAGSLFGRIRNFVGFAEICYLMYDDPDLVDEMIQHMANLSCEMMKRALSQVSGKVSHAWFWEDICFNNGPMISPDYFREHIVPRYRQINAVLRENGIDIIFVDCDGWIGPLVDSWLDAGINVMFPLERNGSSDPLMFRKKYGRSILLSGGVDKTKIARGGDTIVRELEYLAPLVEEGGYIPHCDHLIPADVSLENYRFYLHKKREMFGIPQREERIREYPGED; encoded by the coding sequence CCGGATATGGAATTTTCTTTCTGGGATGAAACCATCCGTCTTTGGGAAAAAGAGGGGATTCCCGGAGGGCTGGACACCCATCAGAAACGCGAGCTCTATTTCGGACTGGAACGACGATTTAAACTTCCTGTGGAAGTGAATCTTTTCCCCGCCGAAACCATCCGTGAAGCCGGTATCAAAGACGGATATCGGTACTATTATGACGAAGACATGGTCTTGTGCCGTACCCCTGCTGACGGCATCACAACCATGCCGGAGCACATCGAATATTCGCTCAAATCCCGTAAAGACTGGGAGACGCTGTTTAAACCGCGGCTCGACCCCGATACACCGGGCCGGATTCCCAGCGATCTCTCAGCCCGGGTAGAAAAAAGTATCGAGCAGGATTTCATCCCTTACATTTATGCGGGATCTCTTTTTGGCCGTATACGGAATTTTGTGGGTTTTGCCGAAATTTGCTACCTGATGTATGATGATCCGGACCTGGTGGACGAGATGATCCAGCATATGGCGAACCTTTCCTGCGAAATGATGAAACGCGCACTTTCCCAGGTAAGCGGCAAGGTATCTCATGCCTGGTTTTGGGAGGATATTTGTTTCAATAACGGTCCGATGATCTCGCCGGATTATTTCCGGGAGCATATCGTCCCCCGATACCGGCAGATAAATGCAGTGCTCCGGGAAAACGGTATCGATATCATCTTTGTGGACTGCGACGGCTGGATCGGGCCTCTGGTGGATTCGTGGCTCGATGCCGGGATCAACGTAATGTTTCCTCTGGAGAGGAACGGCAGCTCCGATCCGCTGATGTTTCGAAAAAAATACGGCAGGAGTATTCTCCTCTCCGGCGGAGTTGACAAAACCAAAATCGCCAGGGGAGGCGATACAATTGTCCGTGAGTTGGAATACCTTGCCCCCCTTGTTGAGGAAGGCGGATATATTCCTCACTGCGACCACCTCATCCCGGCGGATGTTTCCCTGGAAAACTACCGGTTCTACCTTCACAAAAAACGTGAAATGTTCGGTATTCCGCAGCGTGAAGAACGTATCCGTGAATATCCCGGAGAAGATTGA